GAGGatcaactttatttttgatcatttgGGATTTTACTAGTTTTGTCACCAAACTGTTGTTATTCACAATCAATAGGAATGTTATagagattatttataatattacatttgtattttaaggtactgcatgttttattttagcCGTGAGTCGTGAAATGATGGAGCAGAAGCCTCCTGTTCTTCAGCTGGCCGCAGCCTCCAGCGCTTTACTCACGCCACAGCTCTGATTATGGCAAGCTGTTTTAACATTAATTGCTTTATACTAATGCTGTCaactgattaataaaataactaattagtcatattttttgtaattaatcacgattaattgcacataacgtttttatatatatattttttatattgtaatacttaaacactgaatctcctgaaatatttaatatataatattaattgcATCTCTTTACTAAGCGCTATAAATGAAGGCCGGTATCATTGTTATGGGGACCAGCCTAGACTGATCACACTGGTGTTGTTTtaatcagatacacattgtgtaggtaactataaagtttactctactCTTCTCCCATTTCAACGgccacttactttcatgtatttggGAAGAAGTGGATGAATTGATATGTTGTATTTCGGCGCAATTTCGGCGCAAGTTGAATTTcggcgcaaactaacatggcggcgcccgtTACGCGCTATAGGTCAGCTAACATGATcattataaaggtttttaaaaaaacaaaacacattaacTTGCACGTATTTGGGAATCAGAATAGCAGGTTGTTGATGACATAGCTAACaggtttgtgaatattttgaatacaaaaggaaaaactaaataaaagctATACATCTGTCATTCAGCGCTATTGTGGCTGTGGTGTGTCACATGACAAGCATGACACGTCGCtatgaaaataataaggtgaaACATTCTAAAATAACAGTCACCTTAAAAAACTCACACTGGGGTTCAAGCtggaatatttttaatttacgtGTGAAAAGGGTAAGTGAACTtaatcttcacataaacccattgtaataaatgtcacatttagctATGCCTTTAATATATCAGGGATTTGTGCTTTAATTTTTTCAGCTAGGTCTAACACAGGGGTAGGCAACATTGGCCCtggagagccgctgtcctgcagagtttaagCCCAACCCTTATcaaacacctgaacaagctaatcaatgtcctcaggattactaaggctacaggcaggtgaagttttttttttcacggcTGGGGCttaactctgcaggacaatggctcTCCATGACCGACGTTGCCTACCCCTGGTCTAACAGGTATAGACCTAAATATACAGAAACTGAATAATCAAAAACTGCACAGTcatcactgcataaattataaaatgaatattgatgaatccttattaaagctacaaaagttattcagtcatgagcagtgagtgattttctttgtcttttgttctttgattaacattaatgacagcagCAGGTTATTATTAGGCTGCTCTaactttaaaggaatagttaaccccaaaatgaaaatcatcacaccctttactcaccctcaagccatcctaggtgtatatgactttcttctttcagccgaacacagtcagagttatattaaataatatcctggctcttcccagctttgtaatggcattgaatagtgcccaagtttttgaagctccaaaaagtgcatctatccatcataaaagtaatctgtacaactccagtgggttaaaaaggtcttctgaagcaaagtaatggggttttgtaagaaaaacatccatatttaaaaccttaataaactataatcactggcttccatGCGCACCATCGCTttacttcagaaggcatttattaacccactggagtcatatggactacttttgtCATGGATGGATGCGttttttggagcttcaaaaactcGAAGTTAGACTTAGAAGTAAATAAAGAATAAGTACTAGTGACTAATTAGTAGTAAAACTGGAATAGATTTCACTATTGGAATACATACCAGTTAGAAGTAAATAGTTGATATCTCATACACAGATCCCCTTATAAGATACTAGTCAGTACTTCATTACGCACTAATGATCAAAAAAGAAGTAACAGAGATACGGTTAGTTTTacttaaccctttgatgcatacgatcacaccggtgcgATCAGTCTTGGCTGGTCCCTGGAGCGTATGATCCGATTAGATgcgattagaacgttcagtgcatcacgtgatcaactgccaaattcaaatgtgctggctggcgctaaaccagagacggacgcgcgcagcactttcatatatcacaaatatgcagtgttttcagttgcataatgtttattttaggtttcagacatttaaatacacataagtactaacaaaacaatatatttaaagtttgtaaaatacacgtCTATAGAATAGGCAGTAACATTATAATTAGACgacacgttttattcatatcagatacacattgtgtaagtaactttaaagtttactctattcttccccagttcaccagcttacttactttcatgtatttcgggagaagtggatgaattcacttgttgtaaatccaacagaaccTGCGGCACAAACTATCATGGCGGTGCCCATAATGCGTATagctcaactaacgcgatcattatacagcaaaacacatccacttgcacatatttgacaATCGTAATATcagatatttaattttatagctAACAAATTAgtgaatattttgaacaaaaaaggaaaaatgaaataaaagcagAATATCAGTCATACAGCGCTGCGGTGTGTGTGACGTGACGAGCAATGACGCTTCACCATGGAAAgaataaagtgatacgttctaaataactgTCGCCTACACTCACGCtgggggtcagccagaatattttaaacttatgtGTGAAAGGGTTAAGAGCTACAtgttaaaacggcttgccatacgCATGTCAGTAGCAAGAGAAAGAGGATGTTAACTGTGCATATGTCTGTTGATCTGGGCGTAGGACGATCTGACTAAAATACAAACGTAACCCATGTGATCAAGCAAACGCACGTTTTGCAGCTGTCTCCCTGGTTTAAAAGGACCCGTGGTTTACATAAAATGCGGTTTCAGTGAAAACAGCGGTTGCGGCCATGGTGCCAGTAAACGATAGAAATGCCGCTTACTTTTTTCCCTTTACTCGCAGTATGCAGAGTGCATATGCCAGCTATAGGGGTGGGGCCAAGCCTGACTATTCTTTATAGTTAATGCTATCAGAACTCCGTCTAGTATAAATGGACACAAATCCACTGAACATATGATCAGTGGCGCGTTTTTGTCGGTAATGAAATGGAAAGTTGGTTTAACCGAAAATGGTTCTGTAGACCCGCCATTCTGCGGCAACGTGATGATGGAAGCCGAATGCAACATTCTGTTTCCACATCTCATCTGTTTATGAGGTTCTGCCTGTCAAATTGTCGCAGAAAACATTTTACCTGCGTTTCGTGAAGACGGAGAAAACATTTGCCTACTCCGAGGCGGTGGCCTTGTTTGGTGCTTATCAGCTGACAGCCCCCTCAAGTCATGATTAATGCATGAAGTCGTATTATTTTACATAGTGCTGACAATAATATAACACCACTAcacaaaaggaaaaaacaaTAGGTTAATAAATAGATAATGTTTGATCCTAAGGCTATTTCTAACCCATTTATACCCGATTTCAAACACAACACATCAGTCAAGAAGGCATTATGGTGCACTAGTATGGGCCACGGGATAACTAACCCCTCTCCCCTTGACCAGCTGCTCCTTTCCCAACTTGATTGAAGATCTTAAAAAGTAAAGAAAGGTTTTTAAGTGATGTAGATTATCCAAGATTCCTCAGATCGTAGCTATTTACCTAAATGAAAAGTTTTGTAGGTAAAATGAGATTAGACTTCATTGCTGCTTCTTTCTCTATGATTAGCTGTGATGTAAGTTTTAAAGTGGGTGTTTAATTTCCTCACACATCGACTCTTATACAGTATTTAATTTCTTTCCTTCtgctgttgtgttgtttttgtttgtgtgtgttgagGAAGTTAAATCCGTGTCTCACAGCTCTCCATCAGCATTGATACAATAGCCACACCGAGATCTGTGTGGTTATAACTGGAAAACATGCAAAGTAGAACTGTTTATAAGATCCAAAAgacaatgtgattggttgatGATTTGTGACATATTTGACTGTAAAAATTCATGCAAAAAtcctgtgtgtttttgcatgcCAGTTTGAATGTCTAACCTTACGTACAAGTTCAGGTCAGGCAACGTTTCTTCTCTATTTCTGTATGACGCACTCACTTTTATTTACTATCCTTTATAATCCTGATTCCAGTTCTTGTTTCTGTGTTTGGAATGACTCTCGGAACATTAatcctattattttatagattCTTAGCCAGATTATACCAGATTAAAGGAGTAATGCCGTAATGTTAATCTAAACCCAGCAGCACATCTGCACTATGAAATGATCAGTGATGAACCAATATtttgtatgtaaaaaaaaaaaaaaaatctttacacAAAATGTTACAGATAATTTAGTTTTGTGAGTGGCAACTTTCCTCATGTTTTTGCAATATGTACAGGATTACTATTTcctgtttgtttacattttgaaaaatcttttaaccaaaatgagattttttttattattatttaaaaaaggttCTTGGGTTTAACAGGAACAGTGTGTCCTCTAATATTATTCATATGTCATGTTTTAATCTACAGGTGTCTGAGGGGGTGAGAGAGGTCAGAGGGTAAAGGTTAAAGATCATTTCAAGATGAGTGAGCTCGAGCAGCTTCGACAGGAGGCTGAGCAACTGCGTAATCAGATCAGAGTGAGTCTCAGTGCTGAAATACACTGGTCTTTATTTTACACCCTCGATGTTGGGGTCCTAATCACCCTGTCAGGGTTTATGTTGCCATAATGACAGTTGGCTGTAAATTTATCATGTCAAAgctaaatacatttatatgaagTTCAACTTATGATTGATCCTCATTTTCTAACTGCTCTAAAAGCTTTTGCAAAATCAGTAACATTTTATCAAATTATGAGTGAAATAGGGTGTCTTAGACTATGACAGATGGATTTGGCTCCACTATGCTCACATTCAGAGAAAACAGTGTAACACCATGCCAGCTTCTTTGAATATTTTCATaatgaaaaccatacttgaattataaaattttaaatagaaaataaataagacCCATGTTTGGATTTTGGATCATCATTTGGTTTAACTTGAATGAAAAGCTTTTCTCAGAGGGctataaatattacagtttcctaaaatatatttgagaaaaCTGTGAAAATCGATATCTAATCGATTTAAAGAATTTCAGTGTTGGTACAGTTACTGTGTTTGCCTTTTAGAGCAGTGTGGGTGCCATAAAGAATTTCTAGTGATGCAACTGTGGCTtcctatatattttattaagtgTGCATTGAGGTATCCTGATAACTTTAGAAACGGGCCATACCTTCACCTGCAAATGGTGACAGCGCAACAACTCGGCTCACATTGTCAATTGTTTTTCAGGATGCCAGGAAAGCATGTGGAGATTCCACACTTACTCAGGTAAGACGTAATTACATGTAGAACCTGAATGATGTGATCTCCAGACTAGAGGTCTGTGGGTTTTCATTCATGTGGCGTGTGCGTGTTTGGTAGATAACAGCAGGCCTGGACCCGGTGGGGAGGATACAGATGAGGACGAGGCGCACTCTGCGTGGGCATTTGGCTAAAATCTACGCCATGCACTGGGGCACAGATTCCAGGTATCTCTTATCTGCAGCCTTTTCACAACTGTGCCACAGTCTGCTCTCACACCTGGCATCAAATAGaacaaaaatttaaaagtaGCAAATGAGCATGACTCAGCAGGTCGTGACTTGGCTTTGGTTTTGCATTTGTTGGCAGCACAGAAGACAATGAACAACATGACATACTGACCCACATGTTAACTCATCTTTGTTAGCTAATCATCTACGGCTACACTAATGTCACAAtctaaaaaaaagtgtcatttttGAGCTGTTGCATACTTTCATAAGTTCAAAGGATGTGTTGCACTAGAATGCCATCTTTACAGTTACAaccataaagtcagaattatactATCATTGTCCACGTTCCACTTTGGTTTATGGACTGTCTACGTGATGTAATTTTCATTAATATCACAATCTGCTGACAGTCTACTCACTCTGTTGATCAAATTTTCGAAGCCTGCGTACTTCAGAGGTCGCATTTTTTAGCCACATAGGTCATGGAGGACATCTCATTTCAGAAAAGTAACAATTGTAAAATTGACTTTTATTTCTTGTGAGGCATGAAGtattgtaatttctttcttactttggaATGCAATGGTTACTTTTGTGAAATGAGGCAATGACGTATGCAGCTGACAAATGCATCTTCAGGAGGATGTAGCCTTCAAAACGAGACAGAGACTCTGTGTCTGTGCGTACTTGTGGGCAAACAACAGTGCATTTGATTTGAGTGCTTGGAAAGAAAGGTCCATTAGTACGCATGGGCCAAATGCATATATCAGTGCTGACGGTAAAAGAAGTGTACTTTGAAAGTCTTACATGCTCAACTGTGTATGAGACACAGCGGAAAGTGGAAAATGAAGTATATCTGGGCCGTTAAGTAGATAATTTAACATCATTATGGGTTTTGATTTGAAAATACTACCATATTTATTTGACCATAGAATGAAATTCAGCTTTTTAAAACAATAGTAACCCTAATGGTAACTCCACACTGTGTATATTATTTTCATAGGCTATTGgattagcatgctaaccatagaGATTGCATGAGGGAATTTTAGCAGGCTAATTATTAAAACCAACTATTCGTTGCTTGTCTTATATCTTGTCTTATGTTACAAATCCCTTTGCAGTCCAAGGGGGACCGGATTCTGGCCTGGCTGTCAATGTGATCAACGGGGCACCACAGACTAGTAACCTGTTCGAATTAGAGTTGCTGCTGTGTGAAGATAAAAACACAGGGCCAAAATTGTGCcccaagcaaaaaaaaaaaaaaaaaacaacaacaacaaaaaaacaaaaaaaacaaacggGAAATCGATTTCTGGGTAAAAAAATCACCATTTGATGCCCCCCATGGTGCCATACTCTGTACATAGAGAGTGGTGGTGCTAAgaaaacataaacatatgagcaaataataacatataagcTTGGTGAttcgttaatttttttttcttgcccaCTAGCTAAATGAATTTAGATTAAAGAAATGAAGAGAGTGCAACTGAAAGTTGTAAATTTAGTTTATAAATTCATTGTTGCCTCTGTAAAGTAAATGGGTGTGTAGCATGAACTTTTCAGTAAGACCACCAGCCATTTCCCTGTCTTATATTCTCTTTCATatctattttgtttttaaaggtgccatagaattgaaaatcgaatttaccttggcatagttgaataacaagagttcagtacatgtaaatgacatatagtgagtctcaaacatcattgtttcctccttcttatataaatttcatttgtttaaaagacctccgaagaacaggcgaatctcaacataacaccgactgtgacgcaacagtcgggatcattaatatgtatgaccccaatatttgcatatgccagcccatgctcaaggcattagacaagccagtattaacgtcttgatctgtgcacagctgaatcaacagactaggtaagcaagcaaggacaatagcgaaaaatggcagatggagcaataataactgacatgatccatgatatcatgatatttttaatgatatttgtaaattgtctttctaaatgtttcgttagcatgttgctaatgtactgttaaatgtggttaaagttaccatcgtttattactgtattcccggagttattttcattattaaacacttgcagtctatataattcataaacacaacttcattctttataaatctctccaacagtgtgtaatgttagctttagcctgttagccacggatcacagcctcaaactcattcagaatcaaatgtaaacatccaaataaataccatacttacgcatTAGACATGCTgtatgacaaacactttgtaaagatccattttgagggttatattagctgtgtgaactttgtttatgcaatgtattagagTCGTgagctcgggggcagggagcacgagaatttaaaggggccgcagcctgaatcagcgcatatttaatgatgccccaaaataggcagttaaaaaaatgaataaaaaaaatctatggggtattttgagctgaaacttcacagacacattcaggggacaccttagacttatactacatcttttgaaaatgcGTTCTACGGCACTTTTAATCTATTATCTATCTACTATATAtttccattttcttttcttcatcTCTCCTCAGGCTTCTTGTTAGTGCCTCGCAGGATGGAAAACTCATAATCTGGGACAGCTACACTACAAACAAGGTCTGTAGCTCCATCGTAGTGTTAAACATACAGCACATGATGGTGTGGCCAAGTAGATATTAACTGGTAACCAAGTTTTTAAGTTAAGCTTTCTATGTAAACCATGTAGGAAGTGCATTGTAAggtcacattaaaataaaaatgtattattactaACACTGCCAAAAGATcagttatatattatgttgtaaAGATTATCAGCATGTGTGTTTTTCCTGTTATTATGTTTAATCTTTGCTTGTATGCACAATATTATAAACTTCAGATGCATGCCATCCCATTACGGTCATCATGGGTGATGACATGTGCGTATGCGCCATCCGGAAACTTTGTGGCCTGTGGTGGACTGGACAACATTTGCTCCATATACAGCTTAAAGACGAGAGAGGGCAATGTTAGAGTCAGCCGGGAGTTGCCTGGCCACACAGGTTTGAGAACACACAccgggcctcatttataaaacgtgTGTACGCTAAAATCCACGCCATcgctcatatttataaaaatggtcCTTGATGTGGAAAAGTGCTTTGCGTCACATCAGGCTCTAAGCAGATGTAAGCACTTTTCCTTATTGCAGAGAGTCGGAGTACTGCAGGTATTTGGAAATCTAAGCAATTCTTGCCGTTCGCCATTCTCAAGTAAAGGATGTGGACGTTGATTGGTGCTGTTTTATATGTTGACATTAATTACAGGGCGTTTACAAGGTGGAGATCGGAAACCATTCAGCTTCGCACAATTTCAAGATAATTTGCGATTTATAGCTTTCATATCTGGAAGAGAGGCATATACACGTTCTTTGTGCGTACGTTCGTTCTCTGAATCACACATACACAATACATTTGAGAAATGATCATAAGATCAAATGTAGGACGATTTCTgcgcaacattttataaatgaggcccacaTACTCACACCTTCATTTACaacttcatttattttttgtatgcaATATTGTTGTTGGCAGTAATCAATTTTTCTGTACttctgaaagaaaaaagaatcaGATGGCAGTCAAGACATTTCATTATCCTCATGCAGTTTCAGGGTGTGACATGTTGACTTCCTGCCTGTTCATTTCCTAGGTTACCTTTCCTGTTGCCGTTTCATAGATGACAATCAAATTATCACCAGTTCAGGAGACACAACCTGGTGTGTTCAATAATAAATATGAAACCCTACACTATATTACAGTGGTTCTCAAGTGGTTTTGCTAGTACCAAAATTGCTTATTGTACAAAAATGTCCTAAAAAGCAAACATTGAAatttgttaatatatttttaattttaattatttaaaattttgattaacgattaattttaaagggttagttcaccccaaaatgaacattctgtcatcatttactcaccttcacatcgttccaaacctgtaagacttttgttcatcttcggaacacaaatgaaggtctttttgatgaaatctgagagctttctgtccctccatagacagttACACGACtagcatgcttgagcttctatTTATTACAACTGATGTGTGCactgatgaatgtttaaatgtgaataaaagcctaaaataaatctgttcatcagaTAAAgcaattgtgtctcttcagaaaatatgGACTCAATTTATATGGATTAGATTTATGATCTCTTGATAAACTTTTTGAAGACTGtcaatagagggacagaaatttttttaaaaatcagaagatttaaaatatcttcatttgtgttccaaagatgatcgaaggtcttacgggtttgggacgacatgagggtgagtgattaatgacagaaatttcatttttgggtgaactaaccctttaatctcaGCAACCAATATTTACCACAAAAAACAAAGTTTTTGGTAAAATAGTTTGGACATCAGCTGCAAATGATATAGGAAGTGTTTATCCTCTCTTTTGAAAGTTGATAAGCCTGTTTATcattatttgcatttatcatTGGTTTTCCCCTGCTGTCCGTGTCCTTGTGgcccaccagttgagaaccactgctgtacTCAAACAGCCCGTTCGCTTTCAGTTACAGCTTCTTTTGAATTTAATAACGTACGTGCAGGTTGTAAGTCTTAaccatgtgtttgtgtttgttccaGTGCTCTGTGGGACATCGAGACTGGTCAGCAGACCACACTGTTCTCGGGTCACAGTGGAGATGTGATGAGTCTGTCATTGGCTCCAGACTCACGGACCTTCATCTCTGGGGCCTGCGACGCCTCCATTAAACTCTGGGACATCAGAGACAGCATGTGCAGACAGACGTTCACCGGTCACGAGTCGGACATCAATGCTGTCTGTGTGAGTAAACACTGCTGAAAGAAATACACATTACTGATATTTCGGATATATCACCTTtggtttttttttcacttgttttctcCTCCATCTCTCAGTTCTTCCCCAGCGGCAGCGCATTTGCAACCGGTTCCGACGACGCCACCTGCAGGCTGTTTGACCTGCGTGCAGATCAGGAGCTATGTTTATACTCTCATGATAATATCATCTGTGGCATCACCTCCGTGGCCTTCTCCCGCTCTGGCCGCCTGCTGCTCGCTGGATACGACGACTTTAATTGCAACATCTGGGATGCCATGAAGGGAGACCGAGCAGGTGAGCATGCTGGCGTTTTGATCATGTGGCAGTACTTGTAACCATGTGCtttatttgtaaattttgaGGTCCTGTAACAATCTTGATGTAGGATTTAGGAGGTTAAGGGGGTTAGAGGATTGTTCAGTCCAGCATTGGTGGGAACATGAATGAAAAATAGTGTTTAACACCAAATTATTGCATCAGACGATCGTAACGTAACTATATTGCTCTCGCCCCGTTAATATCAACTAAGCGAGTAATATCAACTGCCTACAGTGAGTTTTGTTACATTGCTACACTTGCTTGTAGTGTAATTGCTTCACATTGcacaaatattatatttacaatataaaaaaacttttaaatgctcataattaacaaaaaacaccatttgttttttaaaatgctaTTTACATAGATATTGAGACATTTactattttacttattttttcatgaaCTATACACTTactgttcagaagtttgggttagacatttttttttttttaagaaaatattacttatattcagcaaagatgcgttaaactgatcaaaggtgaccgtaaagacatttataatgttacaaaagatgtttatttcaaataaatgtcattcttttgaacatttatttacaattttaatactatttcaatatttatatgagcataagagacttttatcaaccccaaacatttgaataatgTATGGTCatatcatactttttttttttttgttctaatCTAGCCCAATCTAAACCCTGTTGTTACACTTGAACTCAATGTCTCTTACAGGAGTGCTGGCTGGCCATGACAATCGTGTGAGCTGTCTTGGGGTCACAGATGATGGCATGGCTGTGTCTACAGGTTCCTGGGACAGCTTCCTGAAGATCTGGAACTGACCACACACAGCTCAC
This DNA window, taken from Megalobrama amblycephala isolate DHTTF-2021 linkage group LG4, ASM1881202v1, whole genome shotgun sequence, encodes the following:
- the gnb2 gene encoding guanine nucleotide-binding protein G(I)/G(S)/G(T) subunit beta-2, whose translation is MSELEQLRQEAEQLRNQIRDARKACGDSTLTQITAGLDPVGRIQMRTRRTLRGHLAKIYAMHWGTDSRLLVSASQDGKLIIWDSYTTNKMHAIPLRSSWVMTCAYAPSGNFVACGGLDNICSIYSLKTREGNVRVSRELPGHTGYLSCCRFIDDNQIITSSGDTTCALWDIETGQQTTLFSGHSGDVMSLSLAPDSRTFISGACDASIKLWDIRDSMCRQTFTGHESDINAVCFFPSGSAFATGSDDATCRLFDLRADQELCLYSHDNIICGITSVAFSRSGRLLLAGYDDFNCNIWDAMKGDRAGVLAGHDNRVSCLGVTDDGMAVSTGSWDSFLKIWN